Proteins encoded in a region of the Geoalkalibacter ferrihydriticus DSM 17813 genome:
- the rplJ gene encoding 50S ribosomal protein L10, giving the protein MDRSSKEKMVADLAEQLVSVKAAFLADYRGLNVEKLNQLRVELRNAGAEYRVVKNTLLRLAAKGTTVECLDAELSGPTAMALASGDPVAPAKVLSEFAKNNEKFQLKAGALEGKRLSVEDIKALADLPSREVLLAKMLGSINAPVSNFVGVLAAVPRSLVQVLGAIQEKKAA; this is encoded by the coding sequence TTGGACAGAAGCAGTAAGGAAAAAATGGTGGCCGATCTGGCCGAACAACTCGTTTCCGTAAAAGCAGCGTTTCTTGCGGATTATCGAGGTCTCAATGTCGAGAAGCTCAACCAGTTGCGTGTCGAGTTGCGCAATGCCGGAGCGGAGTACCGGGTGGTTAAGAACACCTTGTTGCGCCTTGCCGCCAAGGGAACTACGGTTGAGTGCCTTGACGCTGAGCTTTCCGGCCCCACGGCCATGGCCTTGGCCAGCGGTGATCCGGTTGCGCCGGCCAAAGTGTTGAGCGAATTCGCCAAAAACAACGAGAAGTTTCAGTTGAAGGCCGGCGCCCTTGAGGGAAAACGCCTGAGCGTTGAAGACATCAAGGCTCTGGCGGACCTGCCCAGCCGCGAAGTTCTTCTTGCCAAAATGCTCGGCTCGATTAATGCCCCGGTTAGCAACTTTGTCGGTGTCCTGGCGGCCGTGCCCCGTTCACTGGTGCAGGTGCTTGGTGCAATTCAAGAGAAAAAAGCTGCCTGA